The following is a genomic window from Theobroma cacao cultivar B97-61/B2 chromosome 10, Criollo_cocoa_genome_V2, whole genome shotgun sequence.
TTTATTACTAGAAAAAATTTCTGGTACAAAaacatcagaaagaaaagcaaCTGATTAGGTTACCTGAAATAGAATGTGAAGTTCAATTGATGGAGCCATGTAGAAGGCTGCTGGGAGCGAGTTATATAAGGACACCCCTAGATATCTTAGAGATTGAATGTCAAGTATGAATGAAAGATTTATAGTTAAAGTAGcatatttctctttttaagaaatttattgaaattaataaacaaaattgtttttctgTTTAGTACTAACTTTGTTTGACACAAACACTATGTATTGttttttattgtaattttCTTTAACACAAACACTATGTATTGttttttattgtaattttctttaacacaaacacttattattatttttaatattaaatggaATATTTAAGTATAAATACAATACCTTTCTTTTAATTGGCTTAATTTTACTATCATACCTTTAATTCGGAAGTGAATTTGGCCTAATTGTcgaaaatatttcaaaaaaataaatattaaaattttaaaaaaatattttattaatgaaatcattcaaaataattaaatttttatttataaacagAATAATCTTACAAATAATTATANtttaaaatatttattttgaaggatttttaaatttttatctataCAGATTAATTGAGTGTTCTATTAAAGCATATAAATAGTCTATGCTGACATTACATCAAATGTACACTTATTTATTCTATTGttggttcaaatttatcaataatttttcCATTAACCTAATTTTGttactataattttaattttgaaacaagtttGATCGAATTgttgagaataaaatatttagttgaaagttgttttataatttcaaaaaataattgaaaataactCGATAGAAGAAAAAACTCCAATTCCACGAATCCTCTAGCAATAATATTCCCTTcaaaaccattaaaaaaatcaatcattttcaaattttgtgtCAGCTTTTGCCTTTTCAATAAACCACGCCattttttccaattaaaagattaataataaatttgaactACCGACACATTACAGTAATAAATTTAGACCTTATTTTCTAATACTATTTCctttatctataaatatatatataattttaattagttgCTTCCTCGAAGAAGtaacattttaaagaaaatgagatGGAATTTGAAGTTTCTTAGTGGTATAAATctaatttaaataaagtgataacaaaaaatagttaacttaatatataattttgcaCATTCAAACCACCAAAGCAGATTGCTATTCCCAAAAATGCCAGCAAATTAAATTTGACTAATAAGAGTATATTATTACATttgatttgaatatttaatttaatgataaatatatatatatatataaaatgccAGCAAAGTAATAGTAACTTTGTTTGCCACAAACACTTATTAAATTGAGCATTTAAATGTAAATACAATTCTCTTTACTATTGCGTCAATAAAGTTTGCCTTGCGGCATCATCTTTGTTGGTTTTTGAGGTTTTCTTTGAGTTGTTGCAAACGCAGAGATCTTGCCTTTGAAGTCTTAATCCTTTGTTTCGgataaagaatgaaaaattgtTCCATGTCGATGCCAATTACCGACAAGGAATTGCCAGAAACCTTAGTGATGGAAATCCTTTTGAGGCTTCCCGTTAAATCTCTAATGAGATTCAAGTGTGTTTGCAAATCTTGGTGCTCTTCTTTCCAAACCTCCTATTTTATCACCAACCATAAAAACGACAACCTCAATCTCCTCTTCAAGGGTTTTTTCGGGGGTTTTAAGGTCCCTCACCTCTCCCTACTTTCAACTGAAACAGAAAGTAAGAAACATGGTGGACCTAATGTCGAgtttaatttgaaaatcaaagaaaatatcCGTATGCCTGTCTCTATCTGCAGCGGCAGTAGGTCACGACTCACAGTGTCTGGTGTATGTAATGGCTTGCTTTGTTTGCATGATGGTTATAGGATTAACCTTTGGAATCCTTCCACGAGAGAAGTTAAGCTTCTTCCTGAATCAACTATCTCTCTTCCCCCTTCCGTAGATAGTACTTATTTTTATTGCATGGGGCTCGGGTTTGATCGTAAGTCAGATGACTACAAGGTTTTAGTGAATGTTGTTAATCGTGTCCACAATGAAGAGAGAATTATCGCGTTCAAATATATAAGTCAAATTCATTTATACAGCCTAAGTACAGAATCTTGGAGAGAAATTCCTCATCCTAAGGTCTCTTTTGATCGTCTTAAGTATTTGTTTAACATTTACATAAATGGATTTTGCCATTACATAAATGGAATTTGCCATTGGCCAGCGTTTGATGATAGTGGTGATCTAATTCTTTCTTTTGACGTGGCTGAAGAAGTTTTCTCGACATCATGCCTGCCGAATTTCGGTATGTCTAAGGCTGAGTGTTTTTGGTATATAGCTTCCTTCAATGAAGCTCTTGCTACAATTGTTCATCCAATAAGAGGCATGGAAAAATGCTATGACATTTGGGTCTTGAATGGATATTTATGGACTAAACAACTTACAATTGGGCCTATTCTTGGAGTTGGGAGGCCGTTGGGATTTTGGAAGAATGGAGAATTGTTTCTGGAAAGTGAAAACCATGACCTAGTTATGTTTGATCCTTGCACTGGAGAGCTTCAGGATTTTGGAATCCACATGCCAATGTGCAGTACGCAGCTAGTTGTTTATGCTGAAAGCATTGTTCCAATCAAGGGAAGTTCAGAATATAAGGCAAATATAACTCGTGAAGTGAAGTTGCCAGTGAAGAAATTAGTTTCCACTGCTTCAATACTATTGTattgagaagaagaaacatGGAGGTGAGTAGTATTGAATGTGTTTATtgtatttattaaatactaCTGATTTTGGtagtaaaatcaaaatatgattCCTTTTGCACTAGAAAACATACTGATATCtttgttgattttgattaGAAATTTAACCTTTATCTTGTCTTAGTTATATTAGATTTAGTTTTTAgccaattttttatttaacagatataaataaattttaaattagtagATTTTCATAATGTCGGCTGTTTTGAGTTTTGTGTGATAAAGCAATAGATACAATTGTAAACTACAAAGGATTGCAGTTGCAGTAATCTTGAGATGCTCACTCCAAGTTTAAAGTTCATGTAATCTTGAGTGAATTTTTGGTGTAAATATGATGTAGCACTGGAAGATTGGCCACGCAATAGGGAAATGTGTCATTTATGTTGTTGCTTCTAAGATTTAGCACTGCCACAACTATTTTATTGTGGCAATGGCCCATCAAAATCATTACCATTAAGGTTGATACTCTTAAGTTATAGCTAGGTGTCTCACATTAATCCTGTAAAATATTCCGATGAACTTCCAGGGAATTTTTGCTTTAATCATGGCCATAGCATAAAAGGAAGTTTTATAGCAGACTAAGAGAAGAGATTTCAACCGATTAACATCAGTGCATGCCATTTATTTTTCCTGGTGTATCTTTTCAAAAACATGTTGattatcatttaaattttgacaatCCTATGCTACAAAGAGCAATGTAATTCAGAAAGAAATTTGCACATTTCAACAAAGAGAGCTATACATATACTAGCAATTCCGTGATGATTTCGTTCAGTTGTTATTGTGGTTGGATCAAATTTACCATTAATGATTCAATTGACTTAATTTTATTATCgtacttttaattttgaaacaaattgttgagaaatggttaataaaatattcagttggaactttaataaaatatttaaagttttatt
Proteins encoded in this region:
- the LOC108663667 gene encoding F-box/kelch-repeat protein At3g23880-like, with amino-acid sequence MSMPITDKELPETLVMEILLRLPVKSLMRFKCVCKSWCSSFQTSYFITNHKNDNLNLLFKGFFGGFKVPHLSLLSTETESKKHGGPNVEFNLKIKENIRMPVSICSGSRSRLTVSGVCNGLLCLHDGYRINLWNPSTREVKLLPESTISLPPSVDSTYFYCMGLGFDRKSDDYKVLVNVVNRVHNEERIIAFKYISQIHLYSLSTESWREIPHPKVSFDRLKYLFNIYINGFCHYINGICHWPAFDDSGDLILSFDVAEEVFSTSCLPNFGMSKAECFWYIASFNEALATIVHPIRGMEKCYDIWVLNGYLWTKQLTIGPILGVGRPLGFWKNGELFLESENHDLVMFDPCTGELQDFGIHMPMCSTQLVVYAESIVPIKGSSEYKANITREVKLPVKKLVSTASILLY